A genome region from Candidatus Binatia bacterium includes the following:
- a CDS encoding alkaline phosphatase family protein gives MKRGFLVVCAAALLAASCTSGDNAQTPRVIVLGIDGGTWTVIEPMMEAGELPNLKKLCDTGIHGILESRPPILSPVVWTTIFTGFGFSKHGIKDWKTSQSVNRRVNAIWEIMRDQKQKVDVFNVPGTWPADPIPGVMLSGFPLSGATMGGNTGEFLTPEQLDQGKVSGPYRDNTGVIKDAVMQIPVGKWTPWLPARIATRPSFRGTLRAMHYSDDNIYVSPVYRTDDGLVASEPKNARSEVSAKIGEPYIPEGPGWSRWDQEHVADVLYDHLDQVFSIQSKGAELYAGDDWRLFLYVMTFVDRISHPYWGYAHPDNFPNMDREKAKKYENFVANAYRRSDEELGKILAKVKGTPYVVIVSDHGFQSSTDPEKAIGTHNPDGIYIVSGPKITQKTGLPKFIEDVTPTLLYLLNMPVGQDMDGKVFSEVVEMVGRPPSSIPTWEKNPRASTDKPVDKSTWESLRGLGYVDGAAPRAQDKTQGPGAAGAGAATRPGQSRAPGSAPGAMPPGMAGTPGIPGTPPSPPSRNGGVPAAPTGQVVVPNALDNWPEDKGQAAPAKPAPANPGKPADSGNADKKAGDEPAAPDEKGD, from the coding sequence ATGAAACGCGGTTTCCTTGTCGTTTGCGCCGCAGCGCTGCTGGCGGCCTCGTGCACTTCCGGCGACAACGCCCAGACTCCGCGGGTCATCGTGCTCGGGATCGACGGGGGTACCTGGACCGTCATCGAGCCGATGATGGAAGCCGGCGAGCTTCCCAACCTGAAGAAGCTCTGCGACACCGGCATCCACGGTATTCTCGAGTCCCGCCCTCCAATCCTGTCTCCGGTCGTGTGGACGACGATCTTCACCGGATTCGGATTCAGCAAGCACGGCATCAAGGACTGGAAGACTTCGCAATCGGTCAACCGGCGCGTCAACGCGATCTGGGAGATCATGCGCGACCAGAAGCAGAAAGTGGACGTGTTCAACGTCCCCGGCACCTGGCCGGCCGACCCGATCCCGGGCGTGATGCTCTCGGGCTTTCCGTTGAGCGGCGCGACGATGGGCGGCAACACCGGCGAGTTCCTGACGCCCGAACAGCTCGACCAGGGCAAGGTCTCGGGGCCGTACCGCGACAACACCGGCGTGATCAAGGACGCGGTGATGCAGATTCCCGTCGGCAAGTGGACGCCGTGGCTGCCGGCGCGCATCGCTACGCGGCCGAGCTTTCGCGGCACCCTTCGCGCGATGCACTACTCGGACGACAACATCTACGTGTCGCCTGTCTACCGTACCGACGACGGCCTGGTGGCCAGCGAGCCGAAGAACGCACGCTCCGAAGTCTCGGCGAAGATCGGCGAGCCGTACATTCCCGAGGGGCCGGGCTGGAGCCGCTGGGACCAGGAGCACGTGGCCGACGTGCTCTACGACCACCTCGACCAGGTGTTCTCGATCCAGAGCAAGGGCGCCGAGCTTTACGCGGGCGATGACTGGAGGCTGTTCCTCTACGTCATGACGTTCGTCGACCGCATCTCGCATCCGTACTGGGGCTACGCGCACCCCGACAATTTCCCGAACATGGATCGCGAGAAGGCGAAGAAGTACGAGAATTTCGTCGCCAACGCGTACCGCCGCAGCGACGAGGAGCTCGGCAAGATCCTCGCGAAGGTCAAAGGCACCCCGTACGTCGTCATCGTGTCCGACCACGGTTTCCAGTCGTCGACCGATCCGGAAAAGGCCATCGGAACGCACAATCCGGACGGGATCTACATCGTCTCGGGGCCGAAGATCACGCAGAAGACCGGGCTTCCGAAGTTCATCGAAGACGTGACGCCGACGCTGCTTTACCTGCTGAACATGCCGGTTGGGCAGGACATGGACGGCAAGGTGTTCTCCGAAGTCGTCGAGATGGTCGGCCGCCCGCCGTCTTCGATCCCTACTTGGGAGAAGAACCCGCGCGCCTCCACCGACAAACCGGTCGACAAATCGACGTGGGAGTCTCTGCGCGGCCTCGGTTATGTCGACGGCGCGGCGCCTCGCGCGCAGGACAAGACGCAGGGGCCGGGGGCAGCCGGAGCCGGAGCAGCGACCCGGCCCGGGCAGTCGCGGGCTCCAGGCAGTGCGCCGGGAGCGATGCCGCCAGGAATGGCAGGCACCCCGGGGATCCCCGGCACGCCGCCGTCACCGCCGTCGCGAAATGGCGGAGTGCCGGCTGCGCCTACGGGCCAGGTTGTGGTGCCGAACGCGCTCGACAATTGGCCCGAGGACAAAGGCCAGGCGGCGCCGGCCAAGCCTGCTCCGGCGAATCCGGGCAAGCCGGCGGATTCGGGGAACGCTGACAAGAAAGCGGGCGACGAGCCTGCGGCGCCGGACGAGAAGGGCGACTGA
- a CDS encoding sulfatase — MANVLLRASALAVAAFALALLYLRSPESGARADRPLCEHCNVILISFDTVRSDHLGAYGYERATSPNVDALAKKSVLFERAISQAPWTLPAHASMLSGLYPSRLGVLRYPATRILSDQNTVLPEVFRSAGYATAGFTGGGFVSYHYGFDRGFDQYISRGRRYEHNLDSTIDWLEEHKDKPFFLFFHGYDAHRPYYSKAVDKKEMGLPADSDVEQPRYCLQDDRGVPDDAKREHIVRYYDASIHHGDRAIGVLLQTLDQLHLMDNTVILLTSDHGEEFFEHGNCDHVRFLYNESIHVPYMVYIPGFSPQGMREEGLIPASISVARTLLDIVGIEHAMPGVTLLPMLMGKQKGFPVVYSEADSAAGSLGSRGRAIAITKPTVKLISYIEEGNDEAYDLKEDPDEHHPLPEKNLAYLLRQTLRAWSDSLKPLPRPAAEPDEVAKAIAADDGDDSTGESADKHDDRPKESAPAQPPGQDGDKGKAPGRKNPKMPEDLKKDLKSLGYLQ, encoded by the coding sequence ATGGCAAATGTCCTTCTGCGTGCGAGCGCCCTGGCCGTCGCGGCCTTCGCCTTGGCCCTGCTTTACCTTCGCTCCCCCGAGTCGGGTGCGCGCGCCGATCGGCCGCTCTGCGAGCACTGCAACGTCATCCTGATCTCGTTCGACACGGTCCGCTCGGACCATCTCGGCGCTTACGGTTACGAGAGGGCGACGTCGCCGAACGTCGATGCGCTGGCGAAGAAGTCCGTCCTGTTCGAGCGCGCAATTTCGCAGGCGCCGTGGACGCTGCCCGCCCACGCCTCGATGCTGAGCGGACTTTACCCGAGCCGTCTCGGCGTGCTGCGCTATCCGGCAACCCGGATCCTGTCGGACCAGAACACCGTGCTCCCCGAAGTGTTCCGCTCGGCGGGCTACGCAACGGCGGGTTTTACCGGAGGCGGGTTCGTCTCCTACCACTACGGCTTCGACCGCGGCTTCGACCAGTACATCTCGCGGGGTCGCCGCTACGAGCACAACCTCGACTCGACGATCGACTGGCTCGAGGAGCACAAGGACAAGCCGTTCTTCCTGTTCTTCCACGGCTACGACGCGCACCGGCCGTACTACTCGAAGGCGGTCGACAAAAAGGAGATGGGCCTGCCCGCCGATTCCGACGTCGAGCAGCCGCGCTACTGCCTCCAGGACGACCGCGGCGTGCCCGACGATGCCAAGCGCGAACACATCGTGCGTTACTATGATGCCTCGATTCATCACGGTGACCGTGCGATCGGCGTCCTGCTGCAGACCCTCGACCAGCTTCACCTGATGGACAACACCGTGATCCTGCTCACTTCCGATCACGGCGAAGAGTTCTTCGAGCACGGCAACTGCGACCACGTGCGATTCCTCTACAACGAGTCGATCCACGTTCCGTACATGGTCTATATTCCAGGCTTCTCCCCGCAGGGAATGCGCGAAGAAGGGCTCATTCCTGCGTCGATTTCGGTGGCGCGCACGCTTCTCGACATCGTCGGCATCGAGCATGCGATGCCGGGCGTGACGCTCCTGCCGATGCTGATGGGCAAGCAGAAGGGCTTTCCGGTGGTCTACAGCGAAGCCGACAGCGCAGCGGGAAGCCTCGGAAGCCGCGGCCGCGCAATTGCGATCACCAAGCCGACGGTCAAGCTGATCTCGTACATCGAGGAAGGCAACGACGAAGCGTACGATCTCAAGGAAGATCCCGACGAGCACCACCCTCTTCCGGAGAAGAATCTGGCGTACCTGCTTCGGCAGACGCTGAGGGCCTGGTCCGATTCGCTAAAGCCCCTGCCCCGGCCCGCAGCCGAGCCCGACGAGGTCGCGAAAGCCATCGCCGCCGACGACGGCGACGACTCCACCGGAGAGTCGGCCGACAAGCACGACGACCGTCCGAAAGAGTCCGCGCCGGCCCAGCCGCCGGGACAGGACGGCGACAAGGGCAAGGCGCCGGGCAGGAAGAACCCGAAGATGCCGGAGGATCTGAAGAAGGATCTGAAGTCGCTCGGTTACCTGCAATAG
- a CDS encoding LamG-like jellyroll fold domain-containing protein, with amino-acid sequence MKKRLAVWTLCFAAVCGSAQTSAAATNVVADYRFRRDLTSDVASAPDLTPIGPGQNCFVIDKVGTQLRNVLEFPTGDGVQVAWTALDPLIPLDHYSIAFRFHFDGFGGYQRLVSFDGGVADCGLYSIGNVMTFFCGSGNTNIPFPADGYYDVVFTRASGGVVNGYINGNLALQFTDTTALSVIGVNESLRFFRDNECPAACNENRSGTVSRIRLYDDALTADQVTALETPLATTTTMLEPTCGDANESDTITAADALAALRSSVGTGCCRITCDVNSSGSVTASDALAILKRAVGQGVTLTCPF; translated from the coding sequence ATGAAGAAGCGACTTGCGGTGTGGACTTTATGTTTTGCGGCCGTCTGCGGCTCGGCCCAGACCTCGGCGGCAGCGACGAACGTCGTCGCCGATTACAGATTTCGCCGCGACCTGACGTCCGACGTCGCCTCCGCGCCGGATCTCACGCCGATCGGCCCCGGCCAGAACTGCTTCGTCATCGACAAGGTCGGCACCCAGCTCCGAAACGTCCTCGAGTTTCCCACGGGCGACGGCGTCCAGGTGGCGTGGACTGCGCTCGATCCGCTGATCCCGCTGGATCACTACTCGATTGCGTTCCGCTTTCATTTCGACGGGTTCGGCGGCTACCAGCGCCTGGTGAGCTTTGACGGCGGCGTCGCCGACTGCGGACTCTACTCGATCGGCAACGTGATGACGTTCTTCTGTGGATCCGGCAATACCAACATCCCGTTTCCGGCCGACGGTTACTACGATGTGGTGTTCACGCGGGCTTCCGGCGGCGTCGTCAACGGCTACATCAACGGCAACCTCGCGCTGCAGTTCACCGATACGACGGCTCTCTCGGTCATCGGCGTGAACGAAAGTCTGCGCTTCTTCCGGGACAACGAGTGCCCCGCCGCCTGCAATGAGAACCGCTCGGGGACGGTCTCGCGCATCCGTCTCTACGACGACGCGCTGACGGCCGATCAGGTGACGGCGCTCGAGACCCCGCTCGCTACCACGACGACCATGCTGGAGCCGACCTGCGGGGACGCCAACGAATCGGACACGATCACGGCGGCCGACGCCCTGGCCGCGCTGCGCTCGTCGGTCGGCACGGGCTGCTGCAGGATTACCTGCGACGTGAACTCGAGCGGATCGGTGACGGCGAGCGATGCGCTGGCGATTTTGAAGAGAGCGGTTGGTCAGGGCGTGACGCTCACCTGTCCGTTCTGA
- a CDS encoding sialidase family protein, whose amino-acid sequence MMFDAPRPLASNAATDPPTNVIDDVFPAVAGDGLGNWVTVWSSSDPAVGVTPGTFGEDAVFSRSTDDGRTWSPLAILNSDAATQDAQGQAIATNGQGTWIAGLHGDVDEVEVVRSTDAGATWSDPLRIDGLTSNALDLRIVADTNGYWMAMWLVNPTPTSTQWGLELSHSNDDGVTWSTASFLYVGDTVLGFDARLATDHAGRWIATWCDGFDRIKMSVSSDAGATWSSAIQLGGSNQGDASRPDLATDGAGTWIVVWDTTSAIPGADQSNFDYDIAAARSSDNGNTWSAGTAIGGVPALTTFGQRQAPRVRYDGGVWQVVWTQAFDSLGGTIGQEGDLVGVRSFDAGLSWTDPAAINVNASRDNSPPTGGFPWRNLDFLPDLETAQNGTSILVWTSTNSLNDTIGSDYDVFFARSHNDCPTVPLVGCRVPTAAQDSSLDLNNPPGGHDKLSWKWRSSAGTIPSDFGDPTTSSNYVLCLYSSVEGTIRNVSEIDAAAGSQCAGGSCWQHAGSGFRYRDPDERNGPMKKLVLSATQGGEAAIGVSAAGAALAPPVMPFALDPSVIAQLINIENNQCWEAQFSAADINESDRFSGRSD is encoded by the coding sequence ATGATGTTCGACGCGCCTCGTCCCCTCGCTTCCAACGCAGCGACGGATCCTCCGACCAATGTCATTGATGACGTCTTCCCTGCCGTGGCTGGAGACGGACTAGGAAACTGGGTGACAGTGTGGTCCTCCAGCGATCCGGCGGTCGGCGTGACTCCCGGCACCTTCGGAGAGGATGCGGTCTTCTCTCGTTCGACCGACGATGGGCGCACCTGGTCTCCACTGGCAATCCTTAACTCTGATGCAGCGACCCAAGACGCTCAGGGCCAAGCCATTGCCACCAACGGGCAGGGCACCTGGATTGCCGGGCTTCACGGCGACGTAGATGAAGTCGAGGTCGTCCGATCGACTGACGCCGGAGCGACGTGGTCCGATCCGCTCAGGATCGATGGCCTCACTTCGAACGCTCTCGACCTCAGAATTGTCGCCGACACCAATGGATACTGGATGGCGATGTGGCTCGTAAATCCAACGCCCACGAGTACCCAGTGGGGGTTGGAGCTATCGCACTCAAACGACGACGGGGTAACCTGGTCAACGGCCTCATTTCTCTACGTCGGCGACACGGTTCTTGGCTTCGACGCTCGTTTGGCTACAGACCACGCGGGTAGGTGGATTGCTACATGGTGCGACGGATTCGATCGAATTAAAATGTCGGTATCGAGCGATGCGGGTGCCACATGGAGTTCCGCAATCCAACTCGGTGGTTCCAATCAGGGTGACGCATCTAGGCCAGATCTCGCGACCGATGGTGCGGGCACTTGGATCGTTGTCTGGGACACGACGTCGGCCATTCCAGGTGCCGATCAAAGCAACTTCGACTACGACATTGCGGCCGCTCGTTCTAGTGACAATGGGAATACGTGGAGCGCTGGAACCGCTATTGGTGGAGTCCCTGCGCTAACGACTTTCGGACAGCGCCAAGCTCCACGGGTGCGATACGACGGCGGCGTGTGGCAGGTGGTGTGGACTCAAGCATTTGACAGTCTTGGCGGGACAATCGGTCAAGAAGGGGATCTCGTCGGCGTTCGTTCGTTCGACGCAGGCTTATCGTGGACCGACCCCGCGGCGATAAACGTCAACGCCTCGCGTGACAATTCACCACCAACGGGCGGATTCCCCTGGCGAAATCTGGACTTCCTGCCCGATCTCGAAACGGCGCAAAACGGCACGAGCATCCTCGTCTGGACATCGACAAATTCTCTGAATGACACGATCGGCAGCGATTACGATGTCTTTTTTGCACGTTCCCATAACGACTGCCCGACAGTTCCGCTGGTGGGCTGCCGGGTGCCGACGGCAGCCCAGGACTCGAGTCTGGATCTGAACAATCCGCCCGGCGGTCACGACAAGTTGTCCTGGAAATGGAGATCCAGTGCCGGGACGATTCCTTCGGACTTTGGCGACCCGACGACATCGAGTAACTATGTCCTGTGTCTGTACTCCAGCGTTGAGGGGACCATTCGCAACGTATCTGAAATTGACGCAGCCGCGGGATCCCAGTGCGCCGGCGGCAGTTGCTGGCAGCACGCAGGGTCGGGGTTCCGCTATCGGGATCCTGATGAACGCAATGGCCCGATGAAGAAGCTGGTCCTCAGCGCGACGCAAGGCGGAGAGGCGGCGATCGGTGTGTCGGCAGCAGGAGCCGCGCTCGCTCCGCCCGTAATGCCGTTCGCATTGGACCCATCTGTGATCGCGCAGCTCATCAATATCGAGAACAATCAGTGCTGGGAGGCGCAATTCTCCGCGGCCGATATTAACGAGTCAGACCGGTTTAGCGGTCGATCTGACTAG